Proteins from one Pseudarthrobacter sp. BIM B-2242 genomic window:
- a CDS encoding helix-turn-helix transcriptional regulator, which yields MLTIDSHLDVMNRLGRAMADPTRSRILLTLLERPAYPAELARGLGLTRSNVSNHLACLRDCGIAVVVPEGRQNRYEIADPHLTRALTALVDVTLAVDESAPCLDPACSVPGCCDAEAEA from the coding sequence GTGCTGACTATAGATTCTCACTTGGATGTAATGAACCGGTTAGGCCGGGCCATGGCCGACCCCACCCGGTCCCGAATACTGCTGACCCTGCTGGAGCGGCCCGCCTATCCCGCTGAGCTGGCCCGAGGCCTGGGGCTCACACGGTCGAACGTGTCGAACCATCTGGCGTGCCTGCGGGACTGCGGGATCGCGGTCGTCGTGCCGGAGGGCCGTCAGAACCGGTATGAGATCGCCGACCCGCACCTGACGCGCGCGTTGACCGCACTGGTCGATGTCACCCTCGCGGTGGATGAGAGCGCCCCGTGCCTGGATCCGGCCTGTTCGGTGCCGGGCTGCTGTGATGCGGAGGCTGAGGCATGA
- a CDS encoding ester cyclase → MFSMLVEALSGCQDVVQTAAEGDTVVARLRCSGTHLGVWRGHAPPGRRFECVG, encoded by the coding sequence CTGTTTTCCATGCTGGTGGAGGCACTTTCCGGATGTCAGGACGTCGTCCAGACAGCGGCTGAAGGCGATACCGTCGTCGCCAGGCTGCGCTGTTCTGGTACTCACCTCGGTGTCTGGCGCGGGCATGCCCCGCCCGGCAGGCGCTTTGAGTGTGTGGGTTAA